Proteins from one Hoplias malabaricus isolate fHopMal1 chromosome 2, fHopMal1.hap1, whole genome shotgun sequence genomic window:
- the LOC136687571 gene encoding butyrophilin subfamily 1 member A1-like: MILIFLATVLSCSAEEFSILVPEGSVSENLGSSAVLSCALSPSLKLETIEVRWYKNQNDNPVLLYKDLKVQDNSGDPQYRGRVSLIGELEKGNISLKLENLKLTDSGEYVCFVKSNTWYDKANVNLTVKVLGSSPMFSLAEAGDQVNVTCASGGWSPKPILIWRDKEGRELRSRYVYYRTDSEGLVSVSSWLLLSPSVSEWISCSVGLSDQEIKNSRVLPVKGVWREAFISTLALSLIIVLFLTAILLKSQGLIPHCTPVKDAKEVPQKHNDTSQESTTEETCSLTGLRSESSVPEVLAKEQLKTWKRLKKHKEKLTIDPVTSTNKPLNITQGGTGVYCGNLDNSNLIDSFPHVLSREEFSSGLKYWEVTVNSKDKDKLSWCVGVTQKPPTKETLTALCYEDHCGIYSSSKPHTQIPAEGHVTNLGLLLNFSEHTLSFFNVEEESHLHTFTINNMENNNYYALISPGIKDSFPVKFL; encoded by the exons ATGATCCTGATATTCCTCGCAACTGTTCTCTCCTGCTCTGCGGAAG agTTCTCTATATTGGTTCCTGAGGGCTCAGTCTCAGAAAATCTGGGGTCTTCAGCTGTCCTGTCTTGTGCACTTTCTCCTTCTTTAAAGCTGGAAACAATTGAAGTTCGATGGTACAAGAACCAAAATGACAACCCAGTTCTGCTGTACAAAGACCTCAAAGTCCAGGACAACTCTGGAGACCCTCAGTACAGAGGACGCGTGTCTCTGATTGGAGAACTGGAGAAAGGGAACATCTCTCTGAAGCTGGAGAACctcaaactcacagacagtggagAATATGTGTGCTTTGTTAAGAGTAATACTTGGTATGACAAGGCGAATGTTAATCTTACAGTGAAAG TCCTGGGCAGCTCTCCTATGTTTTCATTGGCTGAAGCTGGAGATCAAGTGAATGTTACCTGTGCCTCAGGAGGTTGGTCACCAAAGCCCATCCTCATCTGGAGAGACAAAGAAGGAAGAGAACTCAGAAGCAGATATGTTTATTACAGAACtg ACTCTGAAGGGTTGGTGAGTGTGAGCTCTTGGctgcttctctctccctctgtatcAGAGTGGATCTCTTGTTCTGTGGGTTTATCTGATCAGGAGATAAAGAACAGCAGGGTTCTACCAGTAAAAG GGGTCTGGAGGGAGGCATTCATCTCAACTCTGGCACTTTCACTGATTATCGTACTCTTCCTCACTGCTATTCTTTTAAAAAGCCAAG GTTTAATCCCACACTGCACACCCGTGAAAGATGCAAAGGAAGTTCCTCAGAAACATAATG ACACTTCTCAAGAGTCCACCACAGAAGAAACATGTTCCCTGACAG GTTTAAGGTCAGAGTCATCTGTGCCTGAAGTGTTGGCAAAAGAACAGTTAAAGACGTGGAAGAGGTTGAAAAAACATAAAG AGAAACTCACTATAGATCCTGTTACAAGTACAAACAAACCTCTGAACATAACACAAGGTGGCACTGGTGTGTACTGTGGAAATCTGGACAACTCCAACCTTATAGACTCATTTCCTCACGTTCTGAGTAGAGAGGAGTTCTCCTCAGGCCTGAAATACTGGGAGGTAACAGTGAACTCTAAGGATAAAGATAAACTGTCATGGTGTGTGGGAGTGACCCAGAAGCCCCCCACGAAAGAGACCCTCACAGCTCTGTGTTATGAAGATCACTGTGGTATTTACAGCAGTTCTAAGCCTCACACTCAAATACCTGCTGAGGGTCATGTCACCAACCTAGGTCTGCTTCTGAACTTCAGTGAACACACTCTGTCCTTCTTTAATGTGGAGGAAGAGTCTCACCTTCACACGTTCACAATCAACAACATGGAGAACAATAATTACTATGCTCTAATCAGTCCAGGGATAAAAGATTCATTCCCTGTAAAATTTTTATGA
- the LOC136686350 gene encoding butyrophilin subfamily 2 member A2-like, which produces MLLLFIASVVACSATASDFSLLVPNASVSEYLGSSIILPCAISPSLNTESFEVRWYKSDYNKPVLLYRDLKVQDDSGDPQYRGRVSLIGQLAKGNVSLKLEKLTIADRGHYVCLVKTVTWYESANLNLIIKVMGSSPLFSLNEAGDQMNVTCSSDRWSPKPTLTWRDKEGGKLRHFHTYYKTDSEGLVSVSSWLLSPYSDLEWISCSVGLSDQNIKEGRVLPQKGIWKEAFISTLVLSLIIIIIFSFLLLLIRKGLFPHCSSHKNAKAAADSHESIPAETQPLKGVISESCAPPQSTDKILQRWKKVKNNKEKLTVDPDTRSVSLTIKKGGTGVFCGQQRQTGTNTRDTFPHVLSREEFSSGLKYWEVTVNSKNKDKLSWCVGVTQKPPTKETLIALCYEDHRGIYSSSKPHTQIPAKGHFIKLGLLLNFSEHTLSFFNVEEESHLHTFTINNMENKNYYALISPGIKDTLPVSFN; this is translated from the exons ATGCTACTGCTATTTATTGCCTCTGTTGTTGCATGTTCTGCTACAG CATCAGATTTCTCTCTACTAGTTCCTAATGCTTCGGTCTCAGAGTATTTGGGGTCTTCAATCATCCTGCCTTGTGCTATTTCTCCTTCTTTAAACACTGAATCATTTGAGGTTCGATGGTACAAGAGTGATTACAACAAGCCCGTTCTGCTGTACAGAGATTTAAAAGTCCAGGATGACAGTGGAGACCCTCAATACAGAGGACGCGTGTCTCTGATTGGACAACTGGCAAAAGGGAACGTTTCTCTGAAACTGGAGAAACTCACAATCGCAGACCGAGGACATTATGTGTGTTTAGTTAAGACCGTCACTTGGTATGAGTCAGCTAACCTTAACCTGATAATAAAAG TAATGGGATCTTCACCTCTCTTTTCACTGAATGAGGCTGGAGATCAGATGAATGTAACCTGTTCATCAGACAGATGGTCTCCAAAGCCCACTCTCACCTGGAGAGACAAAGAAGGGGGAAAACTCAGACACTTCCATACTTATTACAAAACTG ACTCTGAAGGGTTGGTGAGTGTGAGCTCTTGGCTGCTTTCCCCTTACTCAGACTTAGAGTGGATCTCCTGTTCTGTGGGTTTATCTGATCAGAACATAAAAGAGGGACGTGTGCTGCCACAAAAAG GGATCTGGAAGGAAGCATTCATCTCAACTCTAGTGCTTTCGttaattatcatcatcatcttcagttttcttcttcttttaatAAGAAAAG GTTTATTTCCACATTGCTCATCTCATAAAAATGCAAAAGCAGCAG CTGATTCTCATGAGTCTATTCCAGCTGAAACACAGCCTCTTAAAG GTGTAATTTCAGAGTCATGTGCCCCTCCACAGTCAACTGATAAAATATTACAAAGGTGGAAGAAGGTGAAAAACAATAAAG aGAAACTCACTGTAGATCCTGACACACGATCAGTTTCtctaacaataaaaaaaggagGAACTGGTGTGTTCTGTGGACAACAGAGACAAACAGGGACAAACACTAGGGACACATTTCCTCACGTTCTGAGTAGAGAGGAGTTCTCCTCAGGACTAAAATACTGGGAGGTAACAGTGAACTCTAAGAATAAAGATAAACTGTCATGGTGTGTGGGAGTGACCCAGAAGCCCCCCACGAAAGAGACCCTCATAGCTCTGTGTTATGAAGATCACCGTGGTATTTACAGCAGTTCTAAGCCTCACACTCAAATACCTGCTAAGGGTCACTTCATCAAACTGGGTCTGCTTCTAAACTTCAGTGAACATACTCTGTCCTTCTTTAATGTGGAGGAAGAGTCTCACCTTCACACGTTCACAATCAACAACATGGAGAACAAGAATTACTATGCTCTAATCAGTCCAGGGATAAAAGATACATTACCTGTAAGTTTTAATTGA